The Vicia villosa cultivar HV-30 ecotype Madison, WI unplaced genomic scaffold, Vvil1.0 ctg.000102F_1_1_2_unsc, whole genome shotgun sequence genomic interval atataaccaATGATAttaaatttcaaaacttatgataaaatattaatattattttataccaTTTATATTACATCATCATCATACCGTTTAAttacttaatatattttaaaaaattattgttattaatatttttgatgATGTTAAATTACCGTTTAATATCTtcaaaaaacataattttaaattaaaatttatacagGGAACAAATTTActattgttttaaatatttttataaataatattaaaccaaaaataatatttatattctacaaaataataaattttttattaaaatatttttatataagtaaATAATTATAGGCACAAATTTATTATcttatttaaaaatgataaattattttaattaatcaattttgtttttcttttatcaaaaatttcaataatttatttatactATATGGTCATTATTACAataattattacatttttttgggtacaatttcaaactaaatatCCTTAAAATTACATATGaaaatgtattattttttaattatttttattattaatattttaaattttaaatcatttttaatttaagaaataaCATTTTTTAAGAATAAACTACTTTATGATAAAATGATCTTCTtttgtaaaataataaaatttctaaTACAAAAATAGTAGATATTTAATTCCCATTTTTAATCATCATACATTGAAATCAGTTAAATatcaaaatataagaataaattcattaataaatataataaatttcaatttgtttaaagagcacattcaaaaatcaaaattttacttattgttaattttttttaaagaagaatCTTAACAATCAATCAATAATTATGACATacttataattaaataactttaaaaactAGTCATAATTGATATGTGAATTGTGGTGCGATTTTTCGGTTGATTTCCATAACtttaaaatattaacaaaattaattttattagtgATAGTGATATTACATTATTAACACTGATATTTCAAgtgatatttggagagatgaaaaataaaatatttatagatgacaaattaaataattatcttttatcattaaaattgtttaatagtagtactattaaatttaattgtttataaaaaaatcaatttaattcttaatttattatatattttatgtatCTATAAATATAGgacaacttttttttattttttattttgtattagcTACATTATTGAACATGTGtggaattaataaataaatttatagttaaagaaaaataaaatattcagtTTGATCTTTAAAACTATTACATAGTCAGtttaattgtttataaaaaaaataaatagttaatttaattattatattagaatatatataataaattacaaAAATCACTAAAGATATACTCCATTTAAAAATATACTCCATTTATTCCAAATCTTATAAAGACTAtactaataatttttattttaaatgttaaaatgaattacacttttatttgtttatataatcAATATTTGACATTAATTTAAATTTACATCTATCTCAATATACTGTATATataaatttcattattatttatattataaaaattaaatatttgatatATAGAACTATTTAATTTCACATTTATGATATTTTATTCGTATAAATACAATTACTCCATCACTACAGTAACATATTCTCACAATTTTCTTATTTGTATGTTTTTAATTAATATCATTTTTGTATTATATTTCCACACTTATGGAATacttaaaaatgtgttttttttaattatttatattactaaTAATAAAGAAGTAACTgagacaaatatttaaaaataaaaagatactaCACTAAAAAACATAAGTAAGGTATGATTTAAATAACATTAAAAGTATATGATAATATAaataattcataattattttatgattatcaaaacaaaaaaaataataaaaaataattaaagaaaataaaagtaaatatattttaaataaagatGAATCCAAACACAGGTAAcatgtatttatttataaaactaaaataatatttttaaatactatattattagttgatatttataaaactaaatatttgcataaatatttttataaatatgtcaaaacaaatttattatttacctatgaaaaaatatttacattttaaaaataaaagtgtgCGTATCACATCAGAACGCACGCTATCCCACTAGTTTtgagagaaaaaataaataaattgggaACATAGTGATAAGTTGCATTACAAACAGTGCAAAAATGTAATACTTGTCCAACCCTCTAGGCCTAGCTTGCTGAAGCCCATAGCCCAAATCCACTCACACTTTTCCCATTAGCGGGAAGAACACAAAAGATCAAAACCATTTGTTGCTTACTgtttctcactcacactcaagcTCTCGCTCCCAGGTTCGCTTCTGTCTCTTTATGTTTTGAAATTTATCATAATGCATTCATTTAAAATCTGCAACGCGTTGCTATAGTTCAATATCGTTTTTAGCGATTCGTTTCTTATAATGAATTTTCTGTAATGTTGATACTTATTTAGAATCTATCTACGAAATTGATTTTGTGTATTGTTGTTTTTGTGTATTGTTGTTGATGCTTATTTACATTCTATgcaattgattttgtttattgtTGATGCTTAATAGCTCTGCGTCTTCGGTTTAGTACAGTGCTTGATGTTACTGTGTTTTGAATGTGTTAGAGTTAGATTTTGAGTGATTGTTTGTTTAATTTGCAGTATGGATTCTAATAGTGATGATTCTGAACCGCCGAAAAAGAAGCTTAGGTTTAATGTTTGGAACTACTTTgttaaaattgataaaaatgaaaaagaaatgtgTGAATGTATGACCTGTGGGAGAGTTTTTACTTGTGGTGGAAGGTCGGGTATCTCTCATCTAAACCAGCATATTGCGGATCATTTCAAGCTCAAAAAGTTTGATCATTATGTGTTTCGTGAATCAACGACTCGGATGATTATAGAACATAATCTCGCATTTCGCTTTGTTGAGTGGGATAAATTTAGGTCATTTGCGAAATTTGTTTCTCATGATGAGGCTCATTGGTTTTCTAGATCCGGTGTTGCTAATGGTGTGAGGAAAGTTTACTTGCTTGAAAAAGAGAAATTGAAAAAACAGATGGCTGAGATTGAAGGAAGTGTGTGTCTGAGCTTTCGTTGTTGGACATGTTCTGCTTCTGGTCGTAGCTATGTCACTCTAGCGGCTCATTTTATGGATGAAAAATGGAATTTGGTTGTCAAATTGCTGAATTTTTGTCATTTGGATCCTTCCCGTGATGATTTTGAGCTATCAAGGAAGGTGGTTGGTTGTTTGCAGGAATGGGGAATAGAGAGGAATATTTTTTCTATTACGATGGATAACGCTTCAGCTAATGATGATGATTTCCAATGCATGAAAAATCAACTTCGCACACTTGATAGTTTGTTGAAAACTTTCGTCACATCGGCAACACCGACATCTCTAGAAAAACATTTTAAGTGTTGTGCCCCTGTCTTGGATCTTATGGTTCAAGAAAGTTTAAAGATAATAAGTGAACTATTGGACAAGATAAGGAAGAGTCTAAAGTATGTGAGTGTGTCAAACTCTAGGTTGAAGCAATTTTATCAATGTGTCGAAGAAGCTGGTTGCGGTGGTGATAGCGATGGTTTGTGTTTGGATGTGTCCGGTAAATGGGTTTCTTCCTATATGATGCTTATGAGTGCTATCAAATATCGCAGTGcctttgaactcatgtatttAAAAGATTCAACATACAACCATTGCCCATCGAGCGAAGAGTGGGGAAGAGGAGAGGAAATTTGTGCATTCTTGAAGAGTTTTTATGGACTTACCAAAATTGTTTCTCAGTCTACTTACCCTTCGTCCGAGACTCATTTGAAAAAATTTGCGGGGATTGAGTTTTCATTGAAAAAAATGATGTTGAGTGAAGATGAGAAgataagagatatggcttcaaaGATGTCAGATGAGTATGACAAGTATTTGAGTGAATATAGCATGATTCTTGCATTTACCTGTGTTTTAAATCCTTGTCTGAAGTTTGAATTTTTGGAGTTTGCATACAAAAAATCAGTTGATGATATGGAGGTAGTAAAAGATAAAGTGAACAATGTGAGAAAAGCTTTATATTCTCTTTTTAATGAATATGCCAAGAAAGTTCGATCAACTTCAAGAAGTTTCTCTTTAAAGAATTCCCGTTCTTATAAAACACCATTTGAAAAGATATTATATAAAAGGGAGATGGAGTTTCGAGTAAGTTTCTGTTTTGCGAACCTTTTGTTTTGCTTTGTTTTGTTGTCTTTCTGCttagatatttattttttctttgattgAAATTTGTCATAGGTATATCTtgaaaacaagaagagaaagaaatatgCTGGTGGTGTGACTCAACTTGATCTCTATCTGAAAGAGACAAACACACATTATAAAAATCCTTTAGATTATTGGAAGTACTTTGGTCATAAATATGATATCATCGAGAGAATGGCTAGAGATTTGTTTAGCATCCCAATAATCACGGTTGCATCAGAATCTGCTTTTAGTCCTGGTAGCTGTATTTTGAACAAGTATAGAAACTGCATGGTTTCAGAAAATGTGCAAGCTCTTGTATGCTCCCATAATTGGCTATATGGGTTCTCACCTAGTGGTAAATTTTATAGCAGTTTGTTAGAATTTGTTTCTCATGAATAATGTATTCGTGATTATCATCATTATATTAACGTTGGTTATTATGTCAATACACAGATCAATTTGGAGATGTGATCGAGGAGACAAGAAAAATTGGCATAAATTTATCGAAGCAAGATTCAGAATGTCATTTGCTCTCATGAGAACAAAACTgaagattaataatagattggaaagataatttcatttttgttatattttgcaGTTATGACTCTTATTGATTATTCACAACCTATAATCAGTATTTTATTGTACAAATCTGTCATGATATGCTTGCTCAACAATGATATTGCCTTAGAAGTTAAGATTTATTGTTCTAGCACAGAAGTCATGAATCATATCCGTACTTTATTAATGGTTTGTCTTCTAAAGTTTCTTCTACCTCTTCTTTTAGTTGCCTGTTTGCTTATTGTTATTTTTAAGAGTTTAATTTATATGCAcggacagtgtaaaattattttacactgtcatccaatagaaaacaacTAAAGTGCCTTGTcattaaaagaatttttaaattaaagagtGATTTATTTTACACGGTCAGTGTATGAACCTTTTTCTCTATTTTTAATccattttatatttttgcaattataataattatttttttgttattaaatTGTTTGTTGTCTGTTTGCTTGttatttttgcataattttaattactataaaattatcaaatctTATTCATTTGTTTGCTTGTTATTTtcgtataattttaattataaaaattatcaaATCTGATTCATttgtaagaaaaaaaaaataaaaaaataagttatAGTTATAGTGTTTGAAATATTCAAATATATGAAGCACTACATGCGATGGGAGTCCCACGTAGGCAGAACGTGTTAGAAGAACAGATTGTGCAAACTGCAAACTTCCAAAACCAGCCATATACTTTTGCATATGTTTCTCTTTCTCTCTAATCTTCAACAATTAGTTTTATAATTAGAATGGAAAATAAACTGATTAACAGAACAATCCAATATTGTCTTCTTTTCACCATCTTAATAATACTCCAATTCCAACAAGTAACCCCTAATGAAGGTGGCCAAAATGTTGCACAAGATTATCCAGAAAGACCACTCCTTAAGTTACTGGTGGACACAATTTCTCTACTCAGAAAATCCCAAGAAAGTTCATGGGAGAAAATAAAAACCGTCATTCATGATCTTCAGATGCAGTTTTCACCACCAAATTTGGAGTAAGTTAGTGCATTCACAAAAGTCTATTTAATATTTAAGATTTATTCAGCAATATAATCTTGACATTATAGGATCATACAATATAATGACATGTTATGTTACCAGTTCAGTTGATAGTTATATAAGGACATCAAACTTCCGGAGCGTGGGTTGGAATCCGTGACATCCCACATATTCATCGTGAAAATCCGATCATTAGGTTATTAGACAAAAAAATCGAAcactacaatttttttatatatgaacAGCAATGGTAatgttgtgtgtttttttttttttcagttttagGGGTGTGGGAAAGGGTGGTTTAAAAGAAGCAGTTGGGAAGAGTTTTGACATAAGCATAGAATCAGTGGAAGAAACTGCTAAATCTGCAGCTGAATTTTTTGGAGAAGCAATTCATAGGAGagcagaaaaggtgaaagagaatGCTGACTCTGATAAGGATACTAAAGATGAACTTtgattgaaatcttttttttcttcttcttttaggGATATTTAATCAAAATTGTAATACTGTATGCTGTTATTGGAGTATACGGAAATCTTTGTTTGTGTTGTaaacttttttgtttttctgttttcATACATTTTCCTAATAACCCTTTTTAGTTCCTTAAGTTTACATCGTAGTCCAAGACTCAAACCAGACTCATCTTGCATGAGTAACCACTAGGCTACTTCGCCCACTGTATCATTTTTTGGCATTCATTGTGTTTTTATGATTAAATCCTTCTTAAAACATTATTCAAACCAAAACAATTGATTCATGATACCCTATTAGCATtacttcaaaaataaattaaagcacTCCAACATGTTTGGAATACGACCTATGAAAAACATCATCACAGTTTAGGAGACAACATAGGTTTCTGCATATGCACTGTATTACAAGATGAGTTCATCAAACATATACTAATGACAAACATGTAGCAAACAATCTTCATAAAAGATCACACATACATTGCTGATAATCCTTTTATTTAGTACGAATTATTTCACAAACCAAATACCGAAGTAGGGGCCAATAAATCATCAACAGTAAGCTAGAAGCGAGAATTTATTGAAATTATTTAGTACAAATTATTTCACAACAAGTTCACATATGCAGAAAAACAACGAAGAAGCACTAGAAGAGAGAAATACCCtcggctctctctctctctcttgctgAAATCACAACCGTTTCAACACGTTCACACCACTAACGTTTCAACGTCAAGTCTAAGTCTGACTTGTAAAAAAACCGAAGTCTGAGTCTGACCCTATAgtctgtcgtaggcttatttttaagTCTGAGTCTGATCTTTTCGAAGGTCTGGTTAGCATGTTAGCCTAcgtaaaagcctatttgttttagacatatataaataagcaattaaaataatgtttaaatagactaactaattaaaagatgacgagactaaaaatttgtttgcattgacttattttaacttacctattagcataagttctaGGAGACTATttatttaagagaacttatgaaaacaatgtgcATCacatgttttcatcttatttccacAGGTTCTTTAAGATAATCAatctttatttatgtattttaatttaaagtacaaaacataacataataataataaaaaaattattcatatttatttaattaggtcgGCCTGATAGACTGAAAAATCTTTTTTTAGGGCATGAGGCCTAGCTTTTTTAACTAAACAGACTTATAAAAAAGCCaaagccttttctatttaaaaaatgtgtggtctggcctgagcctatataaGCTAGCCTTTAGGCCCTTGTTATGGGTctgacctatttccacccctacgtGCCATGCGTATGACCAAGTGCCACGTCAGATGCCACCCAAGCAAAAGCTGACGCCGTTTGAAAAAAATGGATGGAAAAGACTAACGTGGACTATTTTGAACAATTAAATGACCATTTTgaaactttttaaagataagggaccagaatggactCCGAAGTATATTTAAGggaccaaaaaaaatatttttccttgATTCTTTAATAGttaagtcctaaatttgtcacatGTATATACTAATCAAattctttcttttcttaaaaTTAACATTTATTTCTAAAGAATACATGTGAGCTAATGTACTAAGAACTTAATAATTATGCATGTCATACAATCGTTCTTTTATTTCAAGCTTTTTCAATCAACACATATATTAGGAAGTTATTGAAAGAACGTTGCAATTATAATTCAATTTAtatgtataataatttagaatacaaGTCAATCAACATAATCTTAAGAGAAGAATGTTGATTTTATAGTTaaagttgttttaattctaagtaaaaaataaaaagttttaacAAAAAGCCCGCGGGCGAAATCCACTCCGTCCCACTTTTTTAAGTGGGTTAGGCGGGGCGGACCAACTTAAGGTACCGAGTCGAAAATCTCATTCTAGCCCGCCAAATTAAAGGGTCAAACATGCTGACCCGACGAACATgacctgttttgccacccctatctcTAACTAATGTACATAGAAGCCTTATATCATACATTGCACTATtatgttattaaaaaaattaaaaattgagtaAATTAAAATTACGGTGTGTTAGGAGACTTaacagttaattaattaaattaaaataaaataaattattaaataatattaaataattatttatttaattatctaaattaatataaaaaaatgaaatttaatatTTAGAACATACTTTTCAATTCAAGGATATTTTAGTACTTTCATATTTAATCAACATTTTTCTTTCTcctatttcttttatctttctcTTATAACAAACAATACTTTAAATCATTCAACTTCTTAcatatttctctcttctctcattctctctcacATATTTCTCTCTTCCTAACTTCTCTTTACAACCAAACATACCCTTagactttgtttgcgagtttaTAGGGGAAGGCTTTcgaaaacaaattttataaaaaaatacaagaaaatatttgacattttttaaaaaagtgattttgtataaaatgataaaagagagtttatcattactatattttttcAAAGTTCTCCCCTATCTTCTCCTCCAAACTTCCATACACACCGTTATGGAACAAATATCAATTGTATCCCTTGGTCTGTTTGAGTGTTTGGAGGAGAAGAGGGGGAAGTGCTTTGAAAAAAGggaagaattgagtgaaaataattaaaagattttAGCTGAAAGAGTTTTGGAGCTTTTAttcataacataaaaaaatttctaatttgggggaactcaaaatttatatGGAAGGAAAACTCttgagggcttacataaattttctaaatatattttatgttatagtattttgaaaattaaaaatagaacaatgaaaaatactattttattattttatgtaaatttttttttttaaatattattttttttttttaaaatttcatttttagaaaTCTTTTTCTCCCCTCTCTtgcaaactcgcaaacaaaatcTAAGGGTATTGAAATACAAGAAAAATATGACAATGCAAGCAAATATTTAGTATGCATGAATCAAATAAAAAACGTCATATATACTAAGTTATTGAAATAGAGTTGAGAGG includes:
- the LOC131624108 gene encoding uncharacterized protein LOC131624108 is translated as MENKLINRTIQYCLLFTILIILQFQQVTPNEGGQNVAQDYPERPLLKLLVDTISLLRKSQESSWEKIKTVIHDLQMQFSPPNLDFRGVGKGGLKEAVGKSFDISIESVEETAKSAAEFFGEAIHRRAEKVKENADSDKDTKDEL